The Teredinibacter sp. KSP-S5-2 genomic interval GCCTGTTTCGGAATCGAAAACGGGAACAGTTGAAGCAATAATATAAGCCTGATTATTTTTATCGGTAAGATAATAATTCGGCATAGGCTTAAATTCATTCATATGCTCGCCACGCATTTGAATACGAAGAACCTGTGCTTTATTTGCCTCAAAGCCTGAAAAGGTTTCGGTTGGCGTGATCTTTTTTAAGTTTCCTGTCAACATTTCAACATTGAAATCCTGACTATTTACTTTTAGAACCTTACGCAATTGACTGTAGTATAGCGTCCAGTCTTTTTCCTTATAATCAAATGGAAGCGTTAATCGAATTTCTATATTAAAACATGGTGATTCAATTGGACATTGCTGCTCACCGATGAGGTTTTCAACAACGGTGTATTCAACGTTAAGTTGCTCTGCAACTTCTTTTACTGTTACCTCCTGCACCTCGGCCAGACTGGTATGCGCCCAACCCCATAAGCTAGCCGTCACACATAGCGACGATATAATAATTTTTATTTTATTCATTAAAGGCTCCGAAAAATCGACCCGAACAATATGATTACCTTTTCCAGGTATATTTTGTAATGGTTACTTATACTTTTCTCACGTACAAAAAGTGAGAGCAACAAAGCGTAAGAGAATAGTCTACAACTCAAAAGACAGATATTACCCGTTTTCGTAAACTGACAATGATTATTTAGTAACCCAAGTAAAAGAATAGTAAAGAACCCAGACTAATGGGTAATAGCGGAAGGATTGGTAAAGATTGTATTACTTTTTGTTATAGATTTTTGTATAACTGCGCCTAAAGGGCCAGCCAATTCTCGATGTTTTTCATGTAAATACAGGTATCCCTCTAGCGGAAAAATCGCATTTAACCTTCTTGGAGGCTCTTGCCAACCCAGCTGTGACATGGCAAACGACACCTCTTCCGGCAATGCAATTAACGCGTCGATACGTTCAGCTTTTAACATTTTTAAACTGGTCGTATGACGAAGCTCTCTGCCGGAAATATTATTTCTATCCAGATACTGCTGGATAGCCAAACTACTTTCAAAATAAGCGACAGTTATCTTTTTTTCCGACAGTTGCTTGGGTGAAGATAGATTAAAATCGGGGTTGTAGGTATAGAGATAGAGCCAGCCGATTCCTTGTATTCACGCCGAAGACCTTTTAGTTATTATGGTGCCCATATTGACGACGCATAGGTATTTATACTGGCTCGAAAGAGAATGGGCTTGGGGGTGAGAAACTGTCACTCATCGCTTTTTTCTACAAGCGACGCATCGATCAGATACCGCAAAAGCAAACATGCCCCCTTTAGGCACACCAGTGTCCAAAAGAAGGCAATAAGATCCCCCTTAAAGTAATCGTACGAACCAACTCGGCCCGTACGACCACGCTATAAAGAAATTACGCAGTTTTGTTCGCTACCAATATTGGATGGCACAAACCCATCCGCGTCTTCTTCATTGATCCAGTAGTTTTCATCAACCAAGTAACGGAACTGGTGATCTTTGTCCTTATCCAGCTCGAGCGTTGCAGTGAAGGCGCCACTTTTTAGACGGGTCATCTCTGTGGCAGAGGTATCCCAGTCATTAAACTCCCCCACGATGCATACTTTGTTCGCTTCGGATACTTGATCCTTGGGAACGGTGAACTTTACTTTGCACACAGGGCGACTCTTGAGGAATTGTTTCTTAATCGACATGCTAACCTCCACTCCAAATGATTATTCAGGGTAAGCGAATTATTTGATAATTACTTTATAGTCCAAAGACCGTAAAATCTCTAACGCAATTCTAGCAAACATGACGCAGTGCAACACGCAATATTCACGTACCAATCCAAGGCACGCTTTTCCATAATGAGATAAAAGCCCGAACGGCAAAAAAGCCGTCAGTTCGATCAAAAAATAACAAGAGATAAAAGTAAGAGTGGTGTCTTGCGGCCAAGAATTACACGGGCCTCAGCAGAGGCCCTGTGCAAAACCGAGATCAGGCGGGGGCGTAGCTTTTTCTTAGAATGGGGTTCAGCAGTCGACTAAAGAAGCCCGTAAACTGAACCGGCCCCTCGGTAACCACCAGACAAAGACAAACCTTATCTTTGGTCGCTACCGGCGTATGCTTATGCCGGGCATCGCGGCTAATAAAATCGCCCTCACGGTAAATGCCTTCTTCATCGGAAAAGCTACCCTGCAGAATCACCGTCATTTCTTCACCGATATGTGTATGTGTTGCGGCTGAACCACCGGGCTTTATGCGCAGCAACTCCACTTTTGCACCGTTTACATCCCGGCATAACTCCACGGAATGAATACTAGGCGATATACGTTTCCAAGCCAGCGTTGAATAGTCTTCTGAGACAAACTGCTTCAAACATCGAGGAACACCCTCAACATTCTGCTTTTTGCTTACGGTCACAGTGGATTGAGGTAGATCGTCTAACTGAGCAAAGACTTTCTCCTTCAGGCTTTCACTTCCCTGACGGGGGCTAAGTCGATCCATTAGCTGTCCTCCCAGCCTTTCAAGTGCGGCCAGGTTGGCTCGGCATTCCGGGCAGTGTTCCACATGTGCAGACACGCACATCGCCTGACTAAGCGTTAGTGTTCCCGCGGCAAAGCTGGCGAGCGTGTCAGAATCGGGATGATGTTGCATTTTCTTCATACTCACTACCTCCGCACCATCACTTCAAGTTTCTTAAGTGCAAGTCGAACTCTCGACTTCACCGTACCAAGCGGCAAGTCCAGGTCTTGCGATGCCTCGGTATGGCTTTTGCCCTCGACATACACTTTTCTTAAGACTTCAGCCTGTTCCGGGGGTAATTGGGACAAGCTTTCCTGGACTGTAGTCTCCAGCCGCTGCTGTTGGGCCAGCATAAATGGGTCTGGCCCCTCATCTTCAATGGTCTCAAAAATTTCTGTTGGAT includes:
- a CDS encoding isoamylase early set domain-containing protein; its protein translation is MSIKKQFLKSRPVCKVKFTVPKDQVSEANKVCIVGEFNDWDTSATEMTRLKSGAFTATLELDKDKDHQFRYLVDENYWINEEDADGFVPSNIGSEQNCVISL
- a CDS encoding ChrR family anti-sigma-E factor encodes the protein MKKMQHHPDSDTLASFAAGTLTLSQAMCVSAHVEHCPECRANLAALERLGGQLMDRLSPRQGSESLKEKVFAQLDDLPQSTVTVSKKQNVEGVPRCLKQFVSEDYSTLAWKRISPSIHSVELCRDVNGAKVELLRIKPGGSAATHTHIGEEMTVILQGSFSDEEGIYREGDFISRDARHKHTPVATKDKVCLCLVVTEGPVQFTGFFSRLLNPILRKSYAPA